Proteins encoded in a region of the Globicephala melas chromosome 1, mGloMel1.2, whole genome shotgun sequence genome:
- the ADAM15 gene encoding disintegrin and metalloproteinase domain-containing protein 15 isoform X9, translating into MRLALLWALGLLGAGSPLPSRPLPDIGGTEEKQARPERALNGSSEPLILQDNLTLSLAEVLQTSLPEALRIKLELDGESHILELLQNRELVSGRPTLVWYQPDGTRVVSEGHTLENCCYHGKVQGHADSWVSVCTCSGLRGLVILSPERSYSLELGPGDLQGPPVISRLQDLLLAGHTCALSWPASVPTQAPPEHPLGQRHLLRWRRDVVTETKIVELVIVVDHSEVQRYRDFQSLLNRTLEVALLLDTFFRPLNVRVALVGLEAWTQRDLIEISQHPGVTLDSFLRWRRTDLLPRLPHDSAQLVTATSFSGPMVGMAIQNSICSPEFSGGVNMDHSTSILGVASSIAHELGHSLGLGHDSPGNSCPCPGPAPAKSCIMEASTDFLPGLNFSNCSRQALEKALLGGMGSCLFERLSGLPSMASVCGNMLVEPGEQCDCGFPDDCTDPCCDYFTCQLRPGAQCASDGLCCQNCQLRPAGWQCRSTRGDCDLPEFCPGDSSQCPPDVSLGDGELCAGGQAVCMQGRCTSYAQQCQALWGPGAQPAAPLCLLTANTRGDAFGSCGRSPDGSYVSCAPRDAICGQLQCQGGRAQPLLGSARDLHWEMLEANGTQLKLNCSWVHLDLGNDVAQPLMTLPGTACGPGLVCIDHQCQPVEILGTQECRSKCHGHGVCDSNRRCHCEEGWAPPDCTTHIRGSMSNQLPDHRAAPQPPVVASPGAAWCQLLAPCPPAPETLPA; encoded by the exons ATGCGGCTGGCGCTGCTCTgggccctggggctcctgggggcGGGCAGCCCTCTGCCCTCCCGGCCGCTCCCAGATATAG GTGGCACTGAGGAGAAGCAGGCAAGGCCAGAGAGGGCCCTGAATGGGTCTTCGGAGCCCCTGATCCTTCAGGACAACCTCACGCTCAGCCTAGCAGAGGTACTTCAG ACCAGTCTGCCTGAGGCTTTGCGGATCAAATTGGAGTTGGATGGTGAGAGTCATATCCTGGAGCTGCTACAGAATAG GGAGCTAGTCTCAGGCCGTCCAACCCTGGTGTGGTACCAGCCTGATGGCACCCGGGTGGTCAGTGAGGGACACACTCTG GAGAACTGCTGCTACCATGGAAAAGTGCAGGGCCACGCCGACTCCTGGGTCTCTGTCTGCACCTGCTCCGGGCTCAG GGGCTTGGTGATCCTGTCCCCAGAGAGAAGCTACTCCCtggagctggggcctggggaccTCCAGGGTCCCCCTGTTATCTCCCGGCTCCAAGACCTCCTCCTGGCAGGCCACACTTGTGCCCTGAGCTGGCCTGCATCTGTGCCCACTCAGGCTCCACCAGAGCACCCCCTGGGACAGCGTCACCTTCTCCGG TGGAGGCGGGACGTGGTGACAGAGACCAAGATTGTTGAGCTGGTGATTGTGGTTGACCATTCCGAG GTCCAGAGGTACCGGGACTTCCAGAGCCTGCTGAACCGCACCCTGGAAGTGGCCCTCCTCCTGGACACA TTCTTCAGGCCTCTGAATGTCCGGGTGGCGCTCGTGGGCCTGGAGGCCTGGACCCAGCGTGACCTGATAGAGATAAGCCAGCACCCAGGTGTCACACTAGACAGCTTCCTCCGCTGGCGCCGGACAGACCTGCTGCCTCGGTTGCCCCACGACAGTGCCCAGCTGGTGAC TGCCACTTCATTCTCTGGGCCCATGGTGGGCATGGCCATTCAGAACTCCATCTGTTCTCCTGAATTCTCAGGAGGTGTGAACATG GACCACTCCACAAGCATCCTGGGAGTCGCCTCCTCAATAGCCCACGAGTTGGGCCACAGCCTAGGCCTGGGCCATGACTCACCTGGGAATAGCTGCCCCTGTCCAGGTCCAGCCCCAGCCAAGAGCTGCATCATGGAGGCCTCGACAGA CTTCCTGCCAGGCCTGAACTTCAGCAACTGCAGCCGACAGGCCCTGGAAAAAGCCCTCCTGGGTGGAATGGGCAGCTGCCTCTTTGAACGGCTCTCCGGTCTGCCCTCTATGGCCAGTGTCTGCGGAAATATGTTGGTGGAGCCCGGCGAGCAGTGTGACTGTGGCTTCCCAGAT GACTGCACTGATCCTTGCTGTGATTACTTCACCTGCCAGCTGAGGCCAGGGGCACAGTGCGCGTCCGATGGACTCTGTTGTCAAAATTGCCAG ctgCGCCCGGCCGGCTGGCAGTGCCGCTCTACCAGAGGTGACTGCGACTTGCCTGAGTTCTGCCCAGGAGACAGCTCCCAGTGCCCCCCTGATGTCAGCCTGGGGGACGGTGAGCTGTGTGCTGGTGGACAGGCTGTGTGCATGCAAGGACGCTGTACCTCCTATGCCCAGCAGTGCCAGGCTCTCTGGGGGCCTGGGGCCCAGCCCGCCGCGCCACTTTGCCTCCTTACTGCCAACACTCGGGGGGACGCCTTTGGGAGCTGTGGGCGCAGCCCTGACGGCAGCTATGTGTCCTGTGCCCCTAG AGATGCCATTTGTGGGCAGCTCCAGTGCCAGGGAGGGAGGGCCCAGCCTCTGCTGGGCTCAGCCCGGGATCTTCACTGGGAGATGCTGGAAGCCAACGGGACCCAGCTGAAACTGAACTGCAGCTGGGTACACCTGGACCTGGGCAACGACGTGGCCCAGCCCCTGATGACTCTGCCTGGCACAGCCTGTGGCCCCGGCCTG GTGTGCATCGACCATCAATGCCAACCGGTGGAGATCCTGGGAACACAGGAATGTCGAAGCAAATGCCATGGGCATGGG GTCTGCGACAGCAACAGACGCTGCCACTGTGAGGAGGGTTGGGCGCCCCCAGACTGCACCACCCACATCAGAGGTAGCATGAG CAACCAGCTCCCTGACCACAGGGCTGCCCCTCAGCCTCCTGTTGTTGCTAGTCCTGGTGCTGCTTGGTGCCAGCTACTGGCACCGTGCCCGCCTGCGCCAGAGACTCTGCCAGCTTAA